One Natronolimnobius sp. AArcel1 DNA window includes the following coding sequences:
- a CDS encoding mannonate dehydratase, translating into MASNTSIRVGVRTRSLAEPRLQYIRQLGATDIFIDHADIDEEPDEFNDQDAGTTLPVGRDEIPTVDALEAAKERTEAAGLTLTGIQSLPYSLYGDIMFGRDGREEALAQITTLIRNLGEAEIPILGYQWNPRGVVPMRTGTVDLRGNAQGTAFDYDLLEAPDELAPGLDREYTEDEFWDNYEAFLETVLPIAEEAGVEMALHPVDPPVLESMCGIPRLCRSVEAFERAMGLVKSENHSLKLCLGCFSQMGEDVTEVLRTFAEHDQIGFIHFRDVVGTVPKFHETFVDEGNFDTTEVIETLDDIGYDGVVIPDHVPQMTDDTDWRHRSRGYTVGYLRGVIDTVQ; encoded by the coding sequence ATGGCATCCAACACATCGATCCGCGTCGGCGTTCGCACGCGCTCACTCGCGGAGCCACGCCTCCAGTACATTCGCCAACTCGGCGCGACCGACATCTTCATCGACCACGCTGATATCGATGAGGAACCGGACGAGTTCAACGACCAGGACGCCGGAACGACGCTCCCTGTCGGCCGCGACGAAATCCCAACCGTCGACGCCCTCGAGGCGGCCAAAGAACGCACCGAGGCGGCCGGACTCACCCTGACTGGCATCCAGTCGCTGCCGTACTCACTGTACGGCGACATCATGTTCGGTCGCGACGGACGCGAGGAGGCACTTGCACAGATTACGACGCTCATCCGCAACCTCGGCGAGGCGGAAATCCCAATCTTGGGCTATCAGTGGAATCCTCGTGGCGTCGTCCCGATGCGAACGGGAACCGTCGACCTTCGCGGGAACGCACAGGGAACCGCCTTCGACTACGACCTGCTCGAGGCTCCCGATGAACTCGCCCCCGGTCTCGACCGCGAGTACACCGAAGACGAGTTCTGGGACAACTACGAAGCGTTCCTCGAGACGGTCCTGCCAATCGCTGAGGAAGCCGGCGTCGAGATGGCGCTACATCCCGTCGATCCACCCGTCCTCGAGTCGATGTGTGGGATTCCGCGGCTCTGTCGGAGTGTCGAGGCGTTCGAGCGAGCAATGGGCCTCGTCAAAAGCGAGAACCATAGTTTAAAGCTCTGTCTTGGGTGTTTCTCTCAGATGGGCGAAGACGTGACCGAGGTCCTGCGGACGTTCGCCGAGCACGACCAGATCGGCTTCATCCATTTCCGGGATGTCGTCGGCACGGTGCCGAAATTCCACGAGACCTTCGTCGACGAAGGCAACTTCGACACGACCGAAGTCATCGAAACCTTAGACGATATCGGCTACGACGGCGTTGTGATTCCGGACCACGTTCCTCAGATGACCGACGACACGGACTGGCGACACCGCTCGCGAGGCTATACCGTTGGCTATCTCCGTGGCGTAATCGACACCGTGCAGTGA
- a CDS encoding SDR family NAD(P)-dependent oxidoreductase: protein MDTYTHTPVTVDGKRAVVVGGTSGLGQAIAVGLAADGADVIATSRSEDAVNETADLLEEQGATTARVTSDVTDPDSLENLLEVVEETLGGVDIVVSSAGAISRERVLEISDDDWDFVTEVQLDGVRRITQTFAPAMDEGGSIINISSLAARLAMGNLPAYSAAKGGVEAFTRASAKELSPEIRVNAIAPGFFITPQNKDTYAEGTEKREKIDDRTPLGRVGDREELIGATIFLGSDASSFVTGEVLTVDGGFADSAF from the coding sequence ATGGACACCTATACGCACACCCCGGTCACGGTGGACGGAAAACGTGCCGTCGTCGTTGGCGGCACGAGCGGTCTCGGACAAGCAATCGCAGTCGGCCTCGCAGCCGATGGTGCAGACGTCATTGCAACCAGTCGCTCCGAAGACGCCGTCAACGAAACAGCCGACTTGCTCGAGGAACAGGGCGCCACAACGGCTCGCGTCACCAGCGACGTAACTGATCCGGACTCACTCGAGAATCTACTCGAGGTCGTCGAAGAGACCCTCGGTGGCGTCGATATCGTCGTCTCCTCTGCGGGTGCCATCTCTCGAGAGCGCGTCCTCGAGATCAGCGACGATGACTGGGATTTCGTTACTGAGGTGCAACTCGACGGTGTGCGTCGGATCACCCAGACATTTGCGCCCGCCATGGACGAGGGTGGCAGCATCATCAACATTTCCTCGCTTGCGGCGCGACTCGCAATGGGGAATCTGCCGGCGTATTCGGCCGCGAAAGGCGGCGTCGAAGCCTTCACCCGCGCGTCTGCAAAGGAACTATCGCCTGAGATCCGCGTCAACGCTATCGCGCCCGGCTTTTTCATCACGCCACAGAACAAGGACACCTACGCCGAGGGCACCGAAAAGCGAGAGAAAATCGATGACCGAACACCGCTCGGCCGTGTCGGCGACCGCGAGGAACTGATTGGCGCAACGATCTTCCTTGGGAGTGACGCCTCCTCGTTCGTCACTGGCGAAGTCCTCACTGTTGACGGCGGCTTCGCTGACAGCGCGTTCTAA
- a CDS encoding extracellular solute-binding protein: MPTGNSNRGETMVRPPDPDSRGGVSRRRLLQVTGAAGLTSVAGCTGYLGSAQDGVEYWTLFGGGDGDVMEEMVDEINDGDEYDLRINRQRVPWDEHYGRLYTSMVGGNPPDVAVMHSRMMRDYEESLVPMTDAIGTDPYLDEVAQGGIVDGEQLAVPLDTHPFGLYYNKEIFEEAGLDPEEPPNTPERFQEAADAIVEETDYYAFEYPDGEFHAETMRMLLHGRGGELLTDDYEPGFDTDDGLAVVQEMHDWVHEHEWTHVDPGSGWDAWNRGEVGMMIEGTWHVTVVREAGFDFGLAEPFVMPDADDPVTLGDSHMLIIPESDERTDAQLENALETVRLLSQEFNDRWGYDAGHLPASEAAIESDELRESETWDDTLETFHTMVEEDQFIRPPATPNVEEYMEQIYQPLDDMRAGNATPEEVIEDATAGVRHAFERRS; the protein is encoded by the coding sequence ATGCCAACGGGCAACAGCAATCGTGGTGAGACGATGGTTCGTCCACCCGACCCCGACTCGAGAGGAGGTGTAAGCCGTCGCCGACTGTTACAGGTGACGGGGGCTGCGGGCCTGACGAGTGTTGCCGGCTGTACCGGCTACCTTGGAAGTGCACAGGATGGCGTCGAGTACTGGACGCTATTCGGTGGCGGAGACGGCGACGTAATGGAGGAGATGGTCGACGAGATCAACGATGGCGATGAGTACGACCTCCGCATCAATCGGCAGCGAGTCCCGTGGGACGAACACTACGGCCGCCTCTATACGTCCATGGTCGGCGGCAATCCGCCGGACGTAGCGGTGATGCACTCGCGGATGATGCGCGATTACGAGGAAAGTCTCGTCCCAATGACCGACGCAATCGGGACCGACCCGTATCTCGATGAGGTCGCCCAGGGCGGTATCGTCGATGGCGAACAACTCGCCGTGCCGCTCGATACGCACCCGTTCGGGCTCTACTATAACAAAGAGATTTTCGAGGAGGCAGGGCTTGATCCCGAGGAGCCGCCGAACACGCCTGAGCGTTTTCAGGAGGCTGCGGACGCGATTGTCGAAGAAACAGACTATTATGCGTTCGAGTACCCCGACGGTGAGTTCCACGCTGAGACGATGCGGATGCTCTTACACGGCCGTGGGGGCGAACTCCTGACCGACGACTACGAGCCTGGCTTCGATACCGACGATGGCCTCGCGGTCGTCCAGGAGATGCACGACTGGGTCCACGAACACGAGTGGACGCACGTTGACCCCGGCTCCGGCTGGGATGCCTGGAATCGCGGTGAGGTCGGCATGATGATCGAAGGGACCTGGCACGTCACCGTCGTCCGCGAAGCCGGCTTCGACTTCGGCCTGGCCGAACCGTTTGTCATGCCGGACGCAGACGATCCCGTCACGCTCGGTGATAGCCACATGCTCATCATCCCCGAAAGCGACGAGCGAACCGACGCGCAACTCGAGAATGCACTCGAAACGGTTCGGTTGCTCTCACAGGAGTTCAACGATCGGTGGGGCTACGACGCCGGACACCTCCCGGCGAGCGAGGCCGCGATCGAAAGCGATGAACTCCGAGAGTCAGAGACCTGGGACGACACTCTCGAGACCTTCCATACAATGGTCGAAGAAGATCAGTTCATCCGGCCGCCCGCCACACCGAACGTCGAAGAGTACATGGAACAGATCTACCAGCCACTCGATGACATGCGCGCCGGTAACGCCACACCAGAAGAGGTCATCGAGGACGCCACGGCTGGCGTTCGACACGCATTCGAGAGGCGATCATAG
- a CDS encoding carbohydrate ABC transporter permease, which produces MAHSTQQADSSDDDSGLLDRADSSVSEVVAGISFALPYLIIAGLFLFGPLLLALYMSLHEWNALDPGQSQFIGFENYRILLGDPDFWNALWNTVYFVILTVPPIVIGSLLLALGVNRDVKGKWLLRTIFFSPYVLTVAVVGLLWTEVFSASGLIPYYVGGGNWLNDHTLAMPALAIATIWWQLAFNFIILLAARQNVPDRLYEAAKLDGASTWRMMRDITIPQMQNPLIFVVIVTFVGSFQVFGQPFIMTDGGPSFETTTIVLYLYDTAFTGREFGYAAAVGYVLFMILIAVSATSYYFLSGDNR; this is translated from the coding sequence ATGGCACACTCAACTCAACAGGCTGACTCGAGTGACGACGACTCCGGACTGCTCGACAGAGCGGACTCGTCGGTCAGCGAGGTAGTCGCCGGGATCTCTTTTGCACTGCCATATCTCATCATCGCGGGCCTGTTCCTGTTCGGCCCGTTGCTGTTGGCACTGTACATGAGCCTTCATGAGTGGAACGCACTTGATCCAGGCCAATCGCAGTTCATTGGCTTCGAGAATTACCGGATTCTGCTTGGCGATCCTGACTTCTGGAACGCGCTGTGGAACACGGTCTACTTCGTGATCCTGACGGTGCCACCGATCGTCATCGGCTCATTGCTGTTGGCACTCGGTGTCAACCGCGACGTGAAAGGCAAATGGCTGTTGCGGACGATCTTCTTCAGCCCCTATGTGTTAACGGTGGCAGTCGTTGGCCTGCTCTGGACGGAAGTCTTCAGCGCATCCGGGCTGATTCCGTACTACGTCGGTGGCGGCAACTGGCTGAACGATCACACGCTCGCGATGCCGGCGCTCGCTATCGCGACCATCTGGTGGCAGCTTGCGTTTAACTTCATTATCCTGCTTGCTGCTCGCCAGAACGTACCGGATCGCCTCTACGAAGCGGCGAAATTAGACGGCGCAAGCACCTGGCGGATGATGCGCGACATCACGATTCCGCAGATGCAGAATCCGCTCATCTTCGTCGTCATCGTGACGTTCGTCGGCTCCTTCCAGGTGTTCGGCCAGCCGTTCATCATGACCGACGGTGGTCCATCGTTCGAGACAACAACAATCGTCCTCTACCTGTACGATACAGCCTTCACCGGCCGCGAATTCGGCTACGCTGCCGCCGTCGGTTACGTGCTGTTCATGATCCTGATCGCCGTCTCGGCGACCAGCTACTACTTCCTGAGCGGTGATAACCGATGA
- a CDS encoding carbohydrate ABC transporter permease — protein sequence MSVDSRNPLENVSLSNTRLRTIALYAGLYGTAALFLIPYWYMFATSFMTRDLVYAEVPYMIPWDVTLYWYEYLLTNSLIVQWTVNTFILAAITTAVVILIDAMIAYSLTRLEWAGRRVIFAVIVASFMVPGIVNLVPVYIIVSELGLVNSVWGVVLPSAANPLGVFMLVQFFKDIPEELEEAARLDGFSRLRIFSHIVLPLMRSALAALGLFIFIWTWNAFVWPLLIFQDDAMYTLPIGLVTLQDNLGVTEPGIIMTSAVIASIPLLIVFLVMQKHLVRAVEMQGTTK from the coding sequence ATGAGCGTCGACTCACGTAATCCACTCGAGAACGTATCGCTATCGAACACCCGGCTGCGGACGATTGCGCTCTACGCCGGGCTGTACGGAACGGCGGCGCTGTTCCTGATCCCGTACTGGTACATGTTCGCCACGTCGTTCATGACGCGGGATTTGGTGTACGCTGAGGTTCCGTACATGATTCCATGGGACGTGACTCTCTACTGGTACGAATACCTGCTGACGAACTCGTTGATCGTCCAGTGGACCGTCAACACGTTCATCCTGGCGGCGATTACGACCGCCGTCGTCATCCTGATCGACGCGATGATTGCGTACTCGCTGACCCGCCTCGAGTGGGCTGGCAGGCGCGTCATCTTCGCGGTGATCGTGGCGAGTTTCATGGTGCCCGGAATCGTCAACCTCGTTCCGGTCTACATCATCGTTAGCGAACTCGGCCTCGTCAACTCCGTCTGGGGAGTCGTCCTCCCGAGCGCTGCGAACCCGCTCGGCGTGTTCATGCTCGTCCAGTTCTTCAAGGACATTCCCGAAGAACTCGAGGAGGCAGCCCGACTGGATGGGTTCTCGCGGCTGCGGATCTTCAGCCACATCGTCCTGCCGTTGATGCGGTCGGCGCTTGCCGCGCTCGGCCTGTTCATCTTCATCTGGACGTGGAACGCCTTCGTCTGGCCGCTGCTCATCTTCCAGGATGACGCGATGTACACGTTGCCGATTGGCCTCGTCACGCTGCAGGACAATCTGGGCGTCACCGAACCAGGCATCATCATGACCTCGGCGGTCATCGCCTCGATTCCGCTGTTGATCGTCTTCCTCGTGATGCAGAAACACCTCGTGCGCGCCGTCGAAATGCAGGGGACCACCAAGTGA
- a CDS encoding DUF624 domain-containing protein encodes MTGTHQQIQTQSSDIDPMYATLERTTRFVWNHLLSIIAISFAWFLAAIPLVTIGPATVGAYRAVLSLRDDETVGIDREAVLETVREQFLHATLLAFVPFALFVVAVNYGLAYLASASVSAGLLALGCAYASLYAGLVAMPTLLGLATGKSAPAAVVDGYRWTAHHAVGAVAVAVVTTVLFVVSSLLTVAVALLFAGIACTLHIEFVAGVGDFDLETDRVEHDEHSSEPVDSRPISEVTKP; translated from the coding sequence ATGACGGGAACACACCAACAGATCCAGACCCAATCATCGGATATCGATCCGATGTACGCCACGCTCGAGCGGACGACACGGTTCGTCTGGAATCACCTGCTCTCGATCATCGCGATCAGTTTCGCGTGGTTCCTTGCGGCTATCCCGCTCGTGACGATTGGCCCCGCGACGGTCGGCGCGTACCGCGCTGTGCTCTCGCTACGAGACGACGAGACTGTCGGCATCGACCGTGAAGCGGTGCTCGAGACAGTCCGCGAACAGTTCCTTCACGCGACGTTGCTCGCGTTCGTCCCGTTCGCGCTGTTCGTAGTCGCTGTGAACTACGGGCTCGCGTATCTGGCGAGCGCGAGCGTTTCGGCAGGTCTGCTCGCACTCGGCTGTGCGTACGCGAGTCTCTATGCGGGACTCGTGGCGATGCCAACCCTGCTCGGGCTGGCGACGGGCAAGTCTGCCCCCGCGGCGGTCGTCGACGGCTACCGGTGGACCGCCCACCACGCCGTCGGCGCGGTTGCAGTGGCGGTCGTCACCACCGTTTTGTTCGTCGTCAGCTCGCTGCTGACCGTCGCCGTCGCCCTCCTGTTCGCCGGCATCGCGTGCACGCTGCACATCGAGTTCGTCGCCGGCGTCGGCGACTTCGACCTCGAGACGGATCGCGTCGAACACGACGAGCACTCGAGCGAGCCAGTTGATAGCCGGCCGATTTCGGAGGTGACCAAGCCGTGA
- a CDS encoding ABC transporter ATP-binding protein: MSDATETPETESAATTASASDTDSSASVSTNGDSASVSFDDVRKVYLDEFVAIEGFNATIEDGEFITIVGPSGSGKSTLLRMIAGLEDITSGDIQIGDESIKGVEPQHRGIAMVFQNYALYPHMSVRKNMSYGLKLTTDLEETEIEQRVEDTAEMMGIGDQLESRPSELSGGQQQRVATGRAIVRDPKIFLMDEPLSNLDAKLKVHMRTELQRLQEELGTTTIYVTHDQHEALTMSDRIVVLDEGELQQFAPPEEVYNNPANRFVADFIGSPAMNFFDVTLTGSTLVADGFEYHLPESLIEEIERANAGDDLELGIRPEDIDYGVSGENTISATVDVLEVAGSDNFVYLDIAGAECRVRVPGDVKPDVGEQVEIAFDPADIHLFDRRDGDNLLADHRRKTASESDLEETA; the protein is encoded by the coding sequence ATGAGTGACGCAACTGAGACTCCAGAGACCGAATCGGCAGCGACCACAGCATCGGCATCCGACACCGACTCGAGCGCCTCGGTGAGTACGAACGGCGACTCGGCGTCCGTGTCGTTCGACGACGTTCGCAAAGTGTACCTCGACGAGTTCGTCGCCATCGAGGGCTTCAACGCCACGATTGAGGACGGCGAATTCATCACCATCGTTGGACCCTCCGGGTCGGGAAAGTCGACCCTGTTGCGGATGATCGCCGGACTCGAGGACATCACGAGCGGCGATATTCAGATCGGTGACGAGAGCATCAAAGGCGTCGAACCCCAGCACCGGGGCATCGCCATGGTGTTCCAGAACTACGCGCTCTATCCGCATATGTCCGTCCGGAAGAACATGTCCTACGGGCTGAAGCTGACGACGGACCTTGAGGAGACAGAAATCGAGCAGCGAGTCGAAGACACAGCGGAGATGATGGGCATCGGCGACCAACTCGAGAGCAGGCCGAGTGAACTCTCGGGTGGCCAGCAACAGCGGGTTGCGACCGGCCGAGCAATTGTCCGCGATCCGAAAATCTTCCTGATGGACGAGCCGCTATCGAATCTCGACGCGAAGCTCAAAGTCCACATGCGGACCGAACTCCAGCGCCTCCAGGAGGAACTCGGGACGACGACGATCTACGTCACCCACGACCAACACGAGGCACTGACGATGAGCGACCGAATCGTCGTGTTAGACGAGGGCGAACTCCAGCAGTTCGCGCCACCCGAGGAGGTGTACAACAATCCCGCCAATCGGTTCGTCGCCGACTTCATCGGCAGCCCGGCGATGAACTTCTTCGACGTGACACTGACGGGGTCGACACTCGTCGCCGACGGCTTCGAGTACCACCTGCCGGAGTCACTCATCGAGGAAATCGAGCGTGCAAACGCCGGCGACGACCTCGAGCTTGGGATTCGCCCCGAAGATATCGACTACGGCGTCAGCGGCGAGAACACGATTTCGGCGACCGTCGACGTCCTCGAGGTTGCGGGCAGCGACAACTTCGTCTACCTCGACATTGCGGGCGCGGAGTGTCGCGTTCGCGTGCCAGGCGACGTGAAACCCGACGTCGGTGAGCAGGTCGAAATCGCCTTCGATCCGGCGGACATCCATCTGTTTGACCGGCGAGACGGCGATAATCTACTCGCCGACCATCGCAGAAAGACCGCCTCGGAGTCCGACCTCGAAGAGACCGCATAA